The Lewinellaceae bacterium genome has a segment encoding these proteins:
- a CDS encoding T9SS type A sorting domain-containing protein, protein MNVTLRNFLTFVFLFSGVVLFGQSIVTLNLETYGNTSVEHQFSSSPGPASVHTVPLHGQVQLTNLGSFQWDVTYTPNEDYYGPDNFELYYFSGTLKILKVHVDVLPAKVIAFRDYSSTTAGSPVTIEVLANDFSSNDVFILSAIPAVNNGWAEFEPGASTVTFHPNPGFSGLTHLNYVVCDGAGTCDNGTVSVTVMPLVSENDTLRIFTKKNLEQVVLVPQSYTLLPGWPQNGIFDNSDDTPVYIPDVDFSGMDYLYFEHDGAQTTVMIEVLDVVENVFLFNDEFFTTSVEPLELNILDNDLYGQSTGCIGIGTPHFGSLVYTGNSPNIPNGQILYIPPAGFQGVDWFDYTGHSGATCGSPAETARVYIHVSNFEPSADKFFMSTPKRTPLLIGYDLPVTAYSFAIIDQGDLGEVIFLPGQVDTLIYDKLISGYNLLIYIPNEDVTDGEDEFEISYCALDLEGNCAVEKSVKIEMEILNVGSGNEPMCFDDCVWRGDTNFDGTVNLQDLLPIGLSMGEIGSSRDVSQTGYWYGEYGSDWNGPFNTELVDLKHIDADGDSIVTALDTLAINQYYGRTHALVPNIMPFYEDEILLQGDVFVSPGDLVELDMILGSTADPAIDIYGFTVPFEYNPLFFVPESVKMEFQNSSWLSYNSPILYMTHNDLDGKFEGAFTRTSGLSASGHGPIGKVSLVVVDDLAGFRIGEEPVQSRVGGGVSTVMNSAGQTFGMKMGGATIHIVFEQDKDFDKLNPDLLKLSPNPASNYLNVHLNGAQGFENVVVRNLTGQTVYNAGNLEGDNRTQIDVSKWQSGMYFVSVYTAEGVISKKFEVIE, encoded by the coding sequence ATGAATGTAACTTTACGAAATTTTTTGACATTCGTGTTCCTTTTTTCGGGGGTTGTCCTATTTGGACAATCGATAGTCACCCTGAATCTGGAGACCTACGGGAACACAAGTGTTGAACATCAATTCTCCTCAAGTCCAGGACCGGCATCTGTTCATACAGTTCCGTTGCATGGACAAGTTCAACTAACCAATCTGGGATCTTTTCAATGGGATGTAACGTACACTCCTAATGAAGATTATTACGGACCGGATAATTTTGAATTGTACTACTTCAGTGGTACACTCAAAATACTCAAGGTTCATGTTGATGTTCTTCCGGCGAAAGTAATCGCTTTCAGAGACTATTCCAGCACAACGGCGGGCAGCCCAGTGACTATAGAGGTACTCGCCAATGATTTCAGCAGTAACGATGTATTTATTCTTTCGGCTATTCCGGCGGTAAACAACGGTTGGGCCGAATTTGAACCAGGGGCTTCGACAGTCACTTTTCATCCTAATCCCGGATTTTCAGGACTTACCCATTTAAATTATGTGGTTTGCGATGGAGCAGGAACTTGTGATAACGGTACCGTCAGTGTGACGGTGATGCCTTTAGTAAGTGAGAACGATACCTTGAGAATCTTTACGAAAAAGAACCTCGAACAAGTGGTGCTGGTTCCTCAAAGTTATACGCTCCTTCCAGGCTGGCCGCAAAATGGTATTTTTGATAACTCGGACGATACCCCGGTTTACATTCCTGATGTTGACTTTTCGGGAATGGATTATTTGTATTTCGAGCATGATGGAGCTCAGACCACTGTGATGATTGAAGTGCTTGATGTGGTTGAAAATGTTTTCCTGTTCAACGATGAATTTTTCACGACATCCGTTGAGCCTCTTGAATTGAATATTTTAGATAATGATCTATACGGACAATCGACCGGATGTATTGGAATAGGAACGCCTCATTTCGGATCATTGGTTTACACTGGTAATTCGCCTAACATCCCTAATGGACAGATATTATATATTCCTCCTGCCGGTTTCCAGGGAGTGGATTGGTTTGATTATACCGGCCATTCCGGAGCAACATGCGGAAGCCCTGCTGAAACGGCACGCGTTTATATACATGTGAGCAATTTTGAGCCTTCTGCAGATAAATTCTTCATGTCAACACCTAAGCGCACCCCGTTGCTCATTGGTTATGACCTTCCTGTTACAGCTTATAGCTTTGCTATAATTGATCAGGGAGACCTTGGTGAAGTTATTTTTCTTCCCGGTCAGGTAGATACCCTGATTTATGATAAATTAATTTCAGGGTATAACCTTTTAATTTACATTCCTAATGAGGATGTAACGGATGGAGAGGATGAATTTGAGATCAGTTATTGCGCACTTGACCTTGAGGGGAATTGTGCTGTAGAAAAATCCGTTAAAATTGAAATGGAAATCCTCAATGTAGGATCTGGAAATGAGCCTATGTGTTTTGACGATTGTGTTTGGCGTGGCGATACCAACTTTGACGGAACCGTAAATCTTCAGGATTTGTTGCCTATTGGCTTAAGTATGGGGGAAATCGGATCTTCAAGAGACGTTAGCCAAACGGGTTACTGGTATGGTGAATATGGATCAGACTGGAACGGGCCATTTAATACGGAGCTCGTTGATCTCAAGCATATCGATGCTGATGGAGATTCTATAGTCACTGCACTGGATACATTGGCGATCAATCAATATTATGGCAGGACACACGCATTAGTGCCTAACATAATGCCATTTTATGAAGATGAAATCCTTTTACAGGGAGATGTTTTTGTATCCCCCGGTGATTTGGTTGAATTGGATATGATTTTGGGAAGTACAGCCGATCCTGCTATTGATATTTATGGATTTACAGTTCCTTTTGAATATAATCCACTATTCTTTGTGCCGGAAAGTGTTAAAATGGAGTTTCAGAATTCCAGCTGGCTTTCTTATAATTCTCCTATTCTTTACATGACTCACAACGACCTCGATGGAAAATTCGAAGGGGCCTTTACTCGTACCAGCGGTCTGTCGGCTAGTGGACATGGTCCTATCGGTAAAGTTAGTCTTGTGGTAGTGGATGACCTCGCAGGTTTCCGAATAGGTGAGGAGCCGGTTCAATCCCGGGTCGGAGGAGGAGTATCAACTGTAATGAACAGTGCAGGACAAACTTTTGGCATGAAAATGGGAGGAGCAACCATCCATATCGTTTTTGAGCAGGATAAAGATTTTGACAAGCTTAATCCCGATTTGTTAAAGTTGTCTCCTAATCCTGCCAGCAACTACCTCAATGTGCATCTCAATGGAGCTCAGGGTTTTGAAAATGTAGTGGTTCGTAACCTTACCGGCCAAACAGTTTATAATGCAGGTAATCTGGAAGGAGATAACAGGACTCAGATTGATGTGAGTAAATGGCAAAGTGGTATGTACTTCGTCAGTGTTTATACCGCCGAAGGGGTGATCAGTAAGAAATTTGAAGTAATTGAGTAA
- a CDS encoding T9SS type A sorting domain-containing protein, with translation MIFDLRLGHSYEKYFPVFLIKFLFTGFLYSFMISSGDAQHCLSQKMLNVQAASHNNVADYRAELETRTLDWIEKSRQAISFRELQTIEVVVHVVWNQTDEMISEEQVLSQIEVLNEDYRMLNASLNLVTFPLFLDIAADMEIEFKLATIDPSGNPTNGIHYVHTDIPNIASKYSAGMRRICHEDLGGADAWCYHNYLNIWVGGFDGGVIGEASFPGQEINHPEEDGIRIAPGVFGRTPNLQEPYHLGRTLTHEVGHFFNLLHLWGESDDDPPNLDCTGDDGVADTPKQAFTYKNTCFSSIHQSCGTPDMHFNFMNYTDDACMAMFTQGQKLRVWASIQLSRSALLNPSGCSVATQNLTLPAGVKIFPNPVVDELQINLATEVTNGLTLEIFDISGQRIFGNIFLKTGNNSLSLGNLKNGLYIVKISDDEYSGIEKIAVIH, from the coding sequence ATGATTTTTGATTTGCGGCTGGGGCATTCTTATGAGAAATACTTCCCAGTCTTTTTGATTAAATTTCTTTTTACCGGCTTCCTGTATTCTTTTATGATTTCATCAGGAGATGCCCAGCATTGTCTTTCCCAAAAAATGTTAAATGTGCAGGCCGCCAGCCATAATAATGTGGCGGATTATCGGGCCGAACTGGAAACCCGGACCTTAGATTGGATAGAAAAATCACGGCAAGCGATCTCTTTTCGTGAGTTGCAGACCATCGAGGTAGTGGTTCATGTGGTATGGAACCAAACCGATGAAATGATCAGTGAGGAGCAGGTATTATCACAAATAGAGGTATTAAACGAGGATTACCGGATGTTGAATGCCAGTTTAAATCTGGTTACTTTCCCCTTATTTCTGGACATAGCCGCGGATATGGAAATTGAGTTTAAACTGGCGACGATAGATCCATCCGGAAACCCAACGAACGGCATCCATTACGTCCATACAGATATTCCAAATATTGCTTCCAAATATTCAGCCGGCATGCGAAGGATTTGCCATGAAGACTTAGGTGGCGCTGATGCCTGGTGTTACCATAATTATCTCAATATTTGGGTAGGGGGATTTGATGGGGGAGTGATTGGTGAGGCAAGTTTTCCGGGGCAGGAGATCAATCATCCGGAGGAAGACGGCATAAGGATCGCTCCGGGCGTCTTTGGCAGGACACCAAACCTCCAGGAACCCTATCATCTGGGCCGAACCCTGACCCATGAGGTGGGCCATTTTTTTAATTTATTACACCTTTGGGGCGAAAGTGATGATGATCCTCCGAATCTCGATTGTACAGGGGATGATGGGGTGGCGGATACCCCCAAGCAGGCATTTACCTATAAGAATACCTGCTTCTCTTCCATTCACCAATCCTGCGGAACGCCGGATATGCATTTTAATTTTATGAATTATACGGACGATGCTTGCATGGCCATGTTTACCCAGGGACAAAAACTTCGTGTTTGGGCTTCTATCCAGCTTTCTCGTTCTGCACTGCTAAATCCTTCAGGGTGTAGTGTGGCAACGCAAAATCTGACTTTGCCCGCCGGGGTGAAAATTTTCCCCAACCCGGTGGTGGATGAGCTTCAAATTAATTTGGCTACGGAAGTAACGAATGGTTTAACGCTTGAAATATTTGATATTTCCGGGCAAAGGATTTTCGGGAATATATTTTTGAAAACCGGAAATAATAGTTTATCCCTTGGCAATCTAAAAAATGGGCTCTATATTGTCAAAATATCAGATGACGAATATTCCGGTATTGAAAAAATCGCTGTGATACATTAA
- a CDS encoding OmpA family protein — MKKLHLFVLSFFALSILFTGCVTQAEHAEVLDQLAYYKGQSVGVDSIAETNRKLEVENKQVQDDYGLVVREMEDMKAANINLHRSYAEVLDRLNLLKYENDEVMATSSYESIGLQESVAEMKTRLDAKERELAKLEYELYQKEAQLNMREGSPGQSVASNNTGSDYKLKQIEDLTTNNKNKISSVAQSLSNVLSAYAPQDAQITAKDGMLHIVLGQNLLFSEGDESVAWNGKTALRQVADVLVNNRDLKIMVVGNTASDGIASRNWEISVLRSAAVVNVLASYGVAPESITAAGRGFYDPVASNLTTSGRAENNRTEIVLSPDWSELYKLLNR, encoded by the coding sequence ATGAAAAAACTGCACTTATTCGTTCTCAGTTTTTTTGCTCTGAGTATTTTATTTACAGGATGTGTAACCCAGGCGGAACACGCTGAAGTGCTGGATCAACTTGCTTATTACAAAGGCCAATCTGTAGGCGTAGATTCCATTGCCGAAACAAACAGGAAACTGGAAGTTGAAAACAAGCAAGTACAGGACGATTATGGTCTTGTGGTGCGTGAAATGGAAGATATGAAGGCTGCCAATATCAATTTGCACCGTAGTTATGCTGAGGTATTGGATCGTTTGAACCTGCTCAAATATGAAAATGATGAAGTCATGGCGACTTCCTCCTATGAAAGCATAGGGCTGCAGGAGTCCGTTGCGGAAATGAAGACCCGTCTTGATGCCAAGGAAAGAGAACTGGCTAAGCTTGAATACGAACTTTATCAAAAGGAGGCCCAACTGAACATGCGTGAAGGAAGCCCCGGGCAATCCGTAGCTTCGAATAACACGGGATCGGACTATAAACTCAAACAGATTGAGGACCTTACCACGAATAATAAAAACAAAATTTCTTCAGTGGCCCAAAGCCTTTCCAATGTACTTTCAGCTTATGCTCCCCAGGACGCCCAGATAACTGCCAAAGATGGCATGTTGCATATAGTACTCGGCCAAAACCTTTTATTTAGCGAAGGGGATGAAAGTGTTGCCTGGAATGGCAAAACGGCCCTGAGGCAGGTTGCTGATGTTTTGGTGAACAATCGTGATCTTAAAATTATGGTGGTCGGAAATACTGCTTCGGACGGCATTGCCTCCCGTAACTGGGAGATTAGTGTGCTCCGTTCAGCGGCTGTGGTAAACGTGCTGGCTTCTTATGGTGTTGCACCGGAATCTATTACCGCTGCAGGTCGTGGCTTTTACGACCCCGTTGCCTCAAATCTCACAACCAGTGGCAGGGCCGAAAATAATCGTACAGAGATTGTCCTCTCTCCGGATTGGAGTGAATTGTACAAATTACTCAATCGATGA